The Dendropsophus ebraccatus isolate aDenEbr1 chromosome 3, aDenEbr1.pat, whole genome shotgun sequence genome includes a region encoding these proteins:
- the MADCAM1 gene encoding mucosal addressin cell adhesion molecule 1 isoform X1, with translation MASSLLCIVLLQLFHLNNAQHYLSVHPENAVVSIGSSIQLNCSINCPLGIVEWKGLDNANNGIYNAPGYSVQTLENISISMEGTKICVGSCPGFRQTYQISVQLDIYALPDTLLLSKTMKNGVHYLNCSMERVYPPEAEISCYRGSEMLLKTPEFDEVQVEDNLYNVMWSWMIPEEDWLSETSYRCEAQVRVKDQELTREGTLKISHKEETTTAVLASSTYQITSTLSQKLETPYVSITINPSQNPQTIPGEEKDITIGSQQSTTPGKYTKSIPNAVTIQNTQLTQAPSKASNTEEATTADLAFSIFQITSTRSQKETSYLTSAITASANTQTTPEMREGTTIGNHQSTTAGTYTPTAVINTVITQTTQPMQTPNKPINIDGLSLMWTMVPATCLVGSFVLSLLIYRQLSKKGFFQPNHMEFPTDRRNGKSQGSLQDAFRYEDSKQISLY, from the exons ATGGCTTCTAGTTTACTCTGCATCGTCCTCCTGCAACTGTTCCATCTAAACAATG CTCAACACTACTTATCTGTGCATCCTGAGAATGCAGTGGTGTCTATTGGATCATCAATACAACTGAACTGCTCTATCAATTGCCCTCTGGGTATAGTGGAGTGGAAAGGACTTGACAATGCTAATAATGGAATCTATAACGCGCCTGGGTACAGTGTCCAGACTTTAGAAAATATAAGTATCTCCATGGAGGGCACTAAAATCTGTGTAGGATCTTGTCCTGGATTTCGCCAAACTTACCAAATATCAGTGCAACTCGATATATATG CCTTACCAGACACGTTGCTTCTTagcaaaaccatgaaaaatggtGTCCATTATCTTAACTGCTCAATGGAGCGTGTATACCCTCCTGAAGCTGAAATCAGCTGCTACAGAGGATCTGAAATGTTGCTTAAAACCCCTGAATTTGATGAGGTCCAAGTTGAGGATAACCTATACAATGTAATGTGGAGCTGGATGATTCCTGAGGAGGACTGGCTATCAGAGACCTCATACAGATGTGAAGCACAAGTGCGTGTGAAGGATCAAGAACTGACAAGAGAAGGAACCTTGAAGATATCACACAAAG AAGAGACCACTACTGCAGTCCTTGCATCTTCCACCTACCAAATCACATCTACCCTATCACAGAAGCTGGAAACACCTTATGTATCAATCACTATTAATCCTTCTCAAAATCCTCAAACTATTCCAGGGGAGGAGAAGGACATTACAATAGGAAGTCAACAATCGACCACTCCAGGAAAATATACAAAGTCTATACCTAATGCAGTCACCATACAGAATACACAACTGACACAGGCTCCTTCCAAAGCTTCTAACACAG aagAAGCCACCACTGCAGACCTTGCCTTTTCCATCTTTCAAATCACATCTACCCGATCACAGAAGGAGACATCTTATTTGACATCCGCAATTACCGCTTCTGCAAATACTCAAACCACACCAGAGATGCGGGAGGGCACTACTATAGGAAATCATCAGTCAACCACTGCAGGAACATATACACCAACGGCCGTAATAAATACAGTCATTACACAAACCACTCAACCTATGCAGACGCCTAACAAGCCCATTAACATAG atGGGCTTTCCCTTATGTGGACAATGGTTCCAGCTACATGTCTTGTTGGAAGCTTTGTACTTTCTCTGCTAATCTATAGACAACTGAGCAAGAAAGGATTTTTTCAACCCAATCACATGGAATTTCCAACAGACAGAAGAAATGGGAAATCACAAGGTAGCTTGCAGGACGCATTTCGTTATGAGGATTCAAAACAAATTTCCCTGTATTAA
- the MADCAM1 gene encoding mucosal addressin cell adhesion molecule 1 isoform X2, with product MASSLLCIVLLQLFHLNNAQHYLSVHPENAVVSIGSSIQLNCSINCPLGIVEWKGLDNANNGIYNAPGYSVQTLENISISMEGTKICVGSCPGFRQTYQISVQLDIYALPDTLLLSKTMKNGVHYLNCSMERVYPPEAEISCYRGSEMLLKTPEFDEVQVEDNLYNVMWSWMIPEEDWLSETSYRCEAQVRVKDQELTREGTLKISHKGEEKDITIGSQQSTTPGKYTKSIPNAVTIQNTQLTQAPSKASNTEEATTADLAFSIFQITSTRSQKETSYLTSAITASANTQTTPEMREGTTIGNHQSTTAGTYTPTAVINTVITQTTQPMQTPNKPINIDGLSLMWTMVPATCLVGSFVLSLLIYRQLSKKGFFQPNHMEFPTDRRNGKSQGSLQDAFRYEDSKQISLY from the exons ATGGCTTCTAGTTTACTCTGCATCGTCCTCCTGCAACTGTTCCATCTAAACAATG CTCAACACTACTTATCTGTGCATCCTGAGAATGCAGTGGTGTCTATTGGATCATCAATACAACTGAACTGCTCTATCAATTGCCCTCTGGGTATAGTGGAGTGGAAAGGACTTGACAATGCTAATAATGGAATCTATAACGCGCCTGGGTACAGTGTCCAGACTTTAGAAAATATAAGTATCTCCATGGAGGGCACTAAAATCTGTGTAGGATCTTGTCCTGGATTTCGCCAAACTTACCAAATATCAGTGCAACTCGATATATATG CCTTACCAGACACGTTGCTTCTTagcaaaaccatgaaaaatggtGTCCATTATCTTAACTGCTCAATGGAGCGTGTATACCCTCCTGAAGCTGAAATCAGCTGCTACAGAGGATCTGAAATGTTGCTTAAAACCCCTGAATTTGATGAGGTCCAAGTTGAGGATAACCTATACAATGTAATGTGGAGCTGGATGATTCCTGAGGAGGACTGGCTATCAGAGACCTCATACAGATGTGAAGCACAAGTGCGTGTGAAGGATCAAGAACTGACAAGAGAAGGAACCTTGAAGATATCACACAAAG GGGAGGAGAAGGACATTACAATAGGAAGTCAACAATCGACCACTCCAGGAAAATATACAAAGTCTATACCTAATGCAGTCACCATACAGAATACACAACTGACACAGGCTCCTTCCAAAGCTTCTAACACAG aagAAGCCACCACTGCAGACCTTGCCTTTTCCATCTTTCAAATCACATCTACCCGATCACAGAAGGAGACATCTTATTTGACATCCGCAATTACCGCTTCTGCAAATACTCAAACCACACCAGAGATGCGGGAGGGCACTACTATAGGAAATCATCAGTCAACCACTGCAGGAACATATACACCAACGGCCGTAATAAATACAGTCATTACACAAACCACTCAACCTATGCAGACGCCTAACAAGCCCATTAACATAG atGGGCTTTCCCTTATGTGGACAATGGTTCCAGCTACATGTCTTGTTGGAAGCTTTGTACTTTCTCTGCTAATCTATAGACAACTGAGCAAGAAAGGATTTTTTCAACCCAATCACATGGAATTTCCAACAGACAGAAGAAATGGGAAATCACAAGGTAGCTTGCAGGACGCATTTCGTTATGAGGATTCAAAACAAATTTCCCTGTATTAA